In a single window of the Mesorhizobium shangrilense genome:
- a CDS encoding MarR family winged helix-turn-helix transcriptional regulator has translation MEQKAPDKRERISTLGQIGLQQFAPYLMNRIMGRYNATLRDNFRRQHRTIPQVRTLAVLSVMDGVTVGDLSVYTVIEQSTLSRTLDALEGHGLVRREPDASDSRVRKVYLTDKGRAEFNRAWPAMHDAFERMFDGIDDAEYAALIGTLQKMLNNIRMHEI, from the coding sequence ATGGAGCAGAAGGCCCCCGACAAGCGCGAGCGCATCTCCACCCTCGGACAGATCGGGCTGCAGCAGTTCGCGCCCTATCTCATGAACCGCATCATGGGACGCTACAACGCGACGCTGCGCGACAACTTCCGGCGGCAGCACCGAACGATCCCGCAGGTGCGCACGCTTGCGGTGCTCTCGGTGATGGACGGCGTCACGGTCGGCGACCTCTCGGTCTACACTGTCATCGAGCAGTCGACCCTTTCGCGCACGCTGGACGCGCTCGAAGGCCACGGCCTCGTGCGCCGCGAACCCGACGCGTCCGACAGCCGTGTGCGCAAGGTGTACCTGACCGACAAGGGCCGCGCGGAGTTCAACCGCGCCTGGCCGGCCATGCACGACGCGTTCGAACGCATGTTCGACGGCATCGACGACGCCGAATACGCCGCGTTGATCGGCACGCTGCAGAAGATGCTGAACAACATCCGCATGCACGAGATTTGA
- a CDS encoding phytoene desaturase family protein, protein MTSPDHIIVGSGINALVCAAVLGGKGRKVLVLERNDRIGGCIRTEEVTAPGFAHDVMATTFVLFVTGPAFAALGNDLARHGLQFCHTKAPTGVLRPDGSHAILRMDRSANIAALNALAAGDGDQYGRDVGGIEKNAGLLFGLLGGGLWSWPTLKLLLAEGWRRGPRGLKAFAGDMLTPARSWLEGSYQSDVSRALWAPWVLHAGLGPEDAFSGQIGKVIGFALEAAGAPIVKGGADNLLSAFKALIKERGGEICTGADVASVVRFGERATGVRLTSGEEISATKGVICSVTPTQLYDRLLAGEAPRKDDEPARTYRYGKGNFQVHYALDRPPAWRNPELGQVALLHLTPGLDGVSKACNEALRGLLPETPTICVGQPHALDPSRCPPGRAILWLQLPEAPRHIRGDAAGKLPAPADGKWNEVLREAYADRVEEILAGHIDGFRETVLARRAHSPADLEAMNINLVGGDPYGGSSTIDQSFLWRPFKGSINHQTEIPGLYHIGASTHPGAGLGGGSGFLLAQRL, encoded by the coding sequence ATGACCTCCCCCGACCACATCATCGTCGGCAGCGGCATCAACGCCCTGGTCTGCGCCGCCGTTCTCGGCGGCAAGGGCCGCAAGGTGCTGGTGCTGGAGCGCAACGACCGCATCGGGGGCTGCATCCGCACCGAGGAGGTGACGGCGCCGGGCTTCGCCCACGACGTGATGGCGACGACCTTCGTTCTGTTCGTCACCGGGCCGGCTTTCGCCGCGCTCGGCAATGATCTCGCACGCCACGGCCTGCAGTTCTGCCACACCAAGGCGCCGACCGGCGTGCTCCGGCCGGACGGCAGCCATGCCATCCTGAGGATGGACCGGTCCGCCAACATCGCGGCGCTCAACGCCCTCGCGGCTGGCGACGGCGACCAGTATGGCCGCGACGTCGGCGGCATCGAGAAGAACGCCGGCCTGCTGTTCGGGCTGCTCGGCGGCGGCCTGTGGAGCTGGCCGACGCTGAAGCTGCTGCTGGCCGAAGGCTGGCGGCGCGGGCCGCGTGGCCTGAAGGCATTTGCCGGCGACATGCTCACCCCGGCGCGCAGCTGGCTGGAGGGAAGCTACCAGTCGGACGTTTCGCGCGCGCTATGGGCGCCGTGGGTGCTGCACGCCGGTCTCGGCCCCGAAGACGCCTTCTCCGGCCAGATCGGCAAGGTGATCGGCTTCGCGCTGGAGGCTGCCGGCGCACCGATCGTGAAGGGCGGCGCCGACAATCTGCTCTCCGCCTTCAAAGCCCTGATCAAGGAACGCGGAGGCGAAATCTGCACGGGGGCGGACGTCGCCTCCGTCGTGCGATTCGGAGAGCGCGCAACCGGCGTCAGGCTCACCTCCGGCGAGGAGATTTCGGCCACGAAGGGCGTCATCTGCTCGGTCACGCCGACACAGCTCTATGACAGGCTGCTCGCGGGCGAAGCTCCCAGGAAGGACGACGAGCCCGCCAGAACGTATCGCTACGGCAAGGGCAATTTCCAGGTCCACTACGCGCTCGACCGTCCGCCGGCATGGCGCAATCCCGAACTCGGGCAGGTCGCCCTGCTGCACCTCACGCCCGGCCTCGACGGCGTTTCCAAGGCCTGCAACGAGGCGCTGCGCGGCCTGCTTCCGGAGACGCCCACCATCTGCGTCGGCCAGCCGCACGCGCTCGATCCGTCGCGCTGCCCGCCCGGCAGGGCGATCCTGTGGCTGCAGTTGCCCGAAGCGCCGCGCCATATCCGGGGCGACGCTGCCGGCAAGCTGCCGGCGCCCGCTGACGGCAAGTGGAACGAGGTGCTGCGCGAAGCCTATGCCGACCGCGTCGAGGAGATCCTTGCCGGTCACATCGACGGCTTCCGCGAGACGGTGCTGGCGCGACGCGCCCATTCGCCGGCCGACCTCGAGGCGATGAACATCAATCTCGTCGGCGGCGATCCCTATGGCGGCTCGTCCACCATCGACCAGTCGTTCCTGTGGCGGCCGTTCAAGGGCAGCATCAACCACCAGACGGAGATCCCCGGCCTCTATCACATCGGCGCGTCGACCCATCCCGGGGCTGGCCTCGGCGGCGGCTCCGGCTTCCTCCTGGCGCAGAGGCTGTGA
- a CDS encoding phytoene desaturase family protein, producing the protein MSEFDAICIGAGHNSLACAAHLARKGWKVGVFERNPVPGGAVQTRELTLPGFRHDFGAMNLSLFAGSAFHRMHANELKAAGLEFAPATDCFASVFPDGRWFGVSTDIEKTLARLTAFSSDDAETWRKLAGGFMDRAEHLFRLLGSPMSGRALAGTVWNLWRKKGAAGALDLTRLLLSSPREWLDETFQSAHVKATLAAWGMHLDFSPDIAGGAVFPYLESMASQSFGMVIGKGGADTMIRALERMVKDAGGEVYTGAEVAEITVANGRATGVRLASGETHSASKAVIAGVAPRALADKLLPGGSGDARFDGAMKRFRHAPGTMMIHLAMDDLPDWSAGEELRKFAYVHIAPSLDAMARTYQQAIEGLLPTEPVLVVGQPTAIDPSRAPEGKHVLWVQVRVLPADIVGDAAGGIEHMHWDEVKELYADRALAIAETYAPGLSRKILARTVFSPRDLERENPNLVGGDQICGSHHLTQNFLFRPARGFSRGETPVGNLHLVGAATWPGAGVGAASGFLLAQRLGGR; encoded by the coding sequence GTGAGCGAGTTCGACGCCATATGCATAGGTGCCGGCCACAACAGCCTGGCCTGTGCAGCGCATTTGGCCCGGAAGGGTTGGAAAGTAGGGGTTTTCGAACGAAATCCCGTACCCGGCGGCGCGGTCCAGACCCGCGAACTGACACTCCCTGGCTTTCGCCACGACTTCGGCGCGATGAATTTGAGCCTGTTTGCCGGCTCCGCGTTCCATCGGATGCATGCAAATGAATTGAAAGCGGCGGGGCTGGAGTTCGCTCCCGCCACGGACTGCTTCGCCAGCGTGTTCCCGGACGGCCGCTGGTTCGGCGTGAGCACCGATATCGAGAAGACGCTAGCGCGGCTGACCGCGTTCTCGTCTGATGACGCCGAGACCTGGCGCAAGCTCGCAGGCGGCTTCATGGACCGGGCGGAGCATCTCTTCCGCCTGCTCGGCTCGCCGATGAGCGGTCGCGCCCTGGCCGGCACTGTCTGGAACCTCTGGCGCAAGAAGGGCGCAGCAGGCGCTCTCGACCTCACCCGGCTCTTGCTTTCGTCGCCGCGCGAGTGGCTCGACGAGACGTTCCAGTCGGCTCATGTCAAGGCGACGCTCGCAGCCTGGGGCATGCATCTCGACTTCTCGCCCGATATCGCCGGCGGCGCCGTGTTCCCCTATCTCGAATCCATGGCCAGCCAGAGTTTTGGCATGGTCATCGGCAAGGGTGGAGCCGACACCATGATCCGCGCACTGGAGCGCATGGTGAAGGACGCCGGCGGCGAAGTGTACACAGGCGCGGAGGTTGCCGAGATCACGGTCGCGAACGGGCGGGCGACCGGCGTGCGCCTTGCCTCCGGCGAGACGCACAGCGCTTCCAAGGCGGTCATCGCGGGCGTCGCCCCTCGGGCGCTTGCGGACAAGCTTTTGCCCGGCGGTTCCGGCGACGCCCGCTTCGACGGGGCGATGAAGCGGTTCCGGCATGCGCCCGGCACCATGATGATCCATCTGGCGATGGACGACCTGCCCGACTGGAGCGCGGGCGAGGAGCTGCGGAAATTCGCCTATGTGCACATCGCACCCTCCCTCGACGCGATGGCGCGCACCTACCAGCAGGCGATCGAAGGGCTGCTGCCGACCGAGCCGGTGCTGGTCGTCGGCCAGCCTACGGCCATCGACCCGTCGCGCGCGCCGGAAGGCAAGCACGTGCTGTGGGTGCAGGTCCGCGTGCTGCCCGCCGACATCGTTGGCGACGCGGCCGGCGGGATCGAGCACATGCACTGGGACGAGGTGAAGGAGCTCTACGCCGACCGCGCGCTGGCGATCGCCGAGACATACGCCCCCGGGCTTTCGCGGAAGATACTCGCGCGCACGGTGTTCTCGCCGCGCGATCTGGAGCGCGAGAACCCGAATCTCGTCGGCGGCGACCAGATCTGCGGCAGCCACCACCTCACCCAGAATTTCCTGTTCAGGCCGGCGCGGGGCTTTTCTCGCGGCGAGACTCCGGTCGGGAACCTGCATCTCGTCGGCGCGGCTACCTGGCCCGGCGCCGGCGTCGGCGCGGCCTCGGGCTTCCTGCTCGCACAACGACTCGGCGGGAGGTGA
- a CDS encoding cyclase family protein — protein sequence MDAQKLLGELADQLLSGGIEVVDLTAVLGPDTPLIKLPPDLAVDTPKVEIHTISHYDKNGPWWAWNWLKLGEHSGTHFDAPIHWISGKDYADGATDTIPAKKFVAPVNVIDCSKEAAANHDFLLTVDHIKAWEKQHGEINAGEWVVMRTDWYKRNGSEAEFLNANETGPHTPGPTAEAINYLISRDVCGWGSETIGTDAGMAGGMEPPFPAHTLMHKANKYGLASLCNLDRLPARGAILVAAPLKIERGTGSPLRALALVAKR from the coding sequence ATGGACGCACAGAAACTTCTTGGCGAACTCGCCGATCAACTGCTTTCTGGTGGCATCGAGGTGGTCGACCTGACGGCCGTGCTCGGGCCGGACACACCGCTGATCAAGCTGCCGCCGGACCTGGCGGTCGACACGCCCAAGGTCGAGATCCACACCATCTCGCACTACGACAAGAACGGCCCATGGTGGGCCTGGAACTGGCTGAAGCTGGGCGAGCATTCGGGCACCCACTTCGACGCCCCGATCCACTGGATCTCGGGCAAGGACTACGCCGACGGCGCCACCGACACGATCCCGGCGAAGAAGTTCGTCGCGCCCGTCAACGTCATCGACTGCTCGAAGGAAGCGGCGGCTAACCACGACTTCCTCCTCACCGTCGACCACATCAAGGCGTGGGAGAAGCAGCACGGCGAGATCAACGCCGGCGAATGGGTCGTCATGCGCACCGACTGGTACAAGCGCAACGGCTCGGAGGCCGAATTCCTCAACGCCAACGAGACCGGCCCGCATACGCCCGGCCCGACCGCCGAGGCGATCAACTACCTGATCTCCAGGGACGTCTGCGGCTGGGGCAGCGAGACCATCGGCACCGACGCGGGCATGGCCGGCGGCATGGAGCCTCCCTTCCCCGCCCACACGCTGATGCACAAGGCGAACAAGTACGGGCTCGCCAGCCTGTGCAACCTCGACCGGCTGCCGGCGCGCGGCGCGATCCTCGTCGCCGCCCCGCTCAAGATCGAGCGCGGCACCGGCAGCCCGCTGCGCGCGCTCGCGCTGGTGGCGAAGAGATAG
- a CDS encoding indolepyruvate oxidoreductase subunit beta family protein, translated as MLDKTPPLSARPVAPGQGDVIKLAVLAVGGQGGGVLSDWIVEAAERSGYVAQSTSVAGVAQRTGATIYYVEMAPDTGRLPIFALSPSQGDVDILIAAELMEAGRAIMRGFVTPERTTLIASSHRIAAVSEKIEPGDGRASSEKVWEAAEATSKRFVAFDMEKIAAANGTVISASLFGALAGSGVLPFPRESYEETVKASERGVKASLAAFAAAHDAAKAMSAGIAPHATPSQRSEAGGAASAHDAMKGGADLVGAVGPQSLLDCWQALAARVAALPEPVRDMALRGVRKVVDYQDIAYGREYLDRLDRAVAVDGDEHGHALSLAAAKHLANAMCYDDMIRVADLKTRSARDRRVRSEVGVKDGSVLQVTEFFHPRIEEFCGTLPARLGHYIEDRPKLAAWLDRRINRGRRIRTDSMTGFAMLWVIGGLRKWRRKLLRHEVEAAHLDRWYRLALHEAAENYALGVEILNCRRLIKGYSDTHLRAQSKFDRVLSALPMLRGRPDAADWLRRLREAALKDEKGDMLDGALKTIATL; from the coding sequence ATGCTTGACAAGACGCCCCCTCTCTCCGCCCGCCCCGTCGCGCCCGGCCAGGGCGACGTCATCAAGCTCGCGGTGCTCGCAGTCGGCGGGCAAGGCGGCGGGGTGCTGTCGGACTGGATCGTGGAGGCCGCCGAGCGCAGCGGCTACGTCGCACAGTCGACATCGGTCGCAGGCGTCGCACAGCGCACGGGGGCGACGATCTACTATGTCGAGATGGCGCCCGACACCGGCAGGCTGCCCATCTTCGCGCTGTCGCCGTCACAGGGCGACGTCGACATTCTGATCGCCGCCGAACTGATGGAGGCCGGACGCGCCATCATGCGCGGCTTTGTCACGCCCGAGCGCACGACGCTGATCGCCTCGTCGCACCGCATCGCCGCCGTGTCGGAGAAGATCGAGCCGGGCGACGGCCGCGCCTCGTCGGAGAAAGTCTGGGAAGCCGCGGAAGCCACATCGAAGCGCTTCGTCGCCTTCGACATGGAAAAGATCGCCGCCGCCAACGGAACCGTCATCTCCGCCAGCCTGTTCGGCGCGCTGGCGGGCTCCGGCGTGCTGCCCTTCCCCCGTGAAAGTTACGAGGAAACGGTCAAGGCCTCCGAGCGGGGCGTCAAGGCCAGCCTCGCGGCCTTCGCGGCGGCCCATGACGCCGCGAAGGCAATGTCGGCAGGTATCGCGCCCCATGCCACCCCCTCCCAGCGAAGCGAGGCGGGTGGGGCGGCCTCGGCACACGATGCCATGAAAGGCGGCGCGGACCTCGTGGGCGCGGTCGGACCCCAGTCCCTGCTCGACTGCTGGCAGGCGCTCGCGGCGCGCGTCGCCGCCCTGCCCGAGCCGGTGCGCGACATGGCGCTGCGCGGCGTGCGCAAGGTGGTCGACTACCAGGACATCGCCTACGGGCGGGAATATCTGGACCGGCTGGACCGGGCCGTGGCTGTCGATGGCGATGAGCATGGCCATGCGCTCTCGCTCGCAGCCGCAAAACACCTCGCCAACGCCATGTGCTACGACGACATGATCCGCGTCGCCGACCTGAAGACGCGCTCGGCGCGCGACCGCCGCGTCCGCAGCGAGGTGGGCGTCAAGGACGGCTCAGTGCTGCAGGTGACCGAGTTCTTCCACCCGCGCATCGAGGAGTTTTGCGGCACCCTGCCGGCCCGGCTCGGCCACTACATCGAGGACCGTCCGAAGCTGGCGGCCTGGCTCGACCGCCGCATCAACCGCGGCCGCCGTATCCGCACCGACAGCATGACCGGCTTCGCCATGCTCTGGGTGATCGGCGGCCTGCGCAAGTGGCGCAGAAAACTGCTCCGGCATGAGGTCGAGGCGGCGCATCTCGACCGCTGGTATCGGCTGGCCCTCCACGAGGCGGCAGAGAACTACGCGCTTGGCGTCGAGATCCTGAACTGCCGCCGGCTGATCAAGGGCTATTCGGACACGCACCTCCGCGCGCAGTCGAAGTTCGACCGCGTGCTGTCGGCGCTGCCCATGCTCCGGGGCCGCCCCGACGCAGCCGACTGGCTGCGCCGCCTGCGCGAGGCGGCGCTGAAGGACGAGAAGGGCGACATGCTGGACGGCGCACTGAAGACGATCGCAACGCTTTAG
- a CDS encoding indolepyruvate ferredoxin oxidoreductase subunit alpha → MAERSFAKEVEKLRLGAGEEFSGEGILAITKALLECGVGYVGGYQGAPISHLMDVLADAQDILGELGVHFEASASEATATAMLAASVHYPIRGAATFKSTVGTNVASDALANLASGGVTGGALIIVGEDYGEGSSIMQERSHAFAMKSQVWLLDPRPNLPSIVKAVEDGFELSEVSNTPVMLQVRIRCCHVHGRFTAKDNKRPAMTVADALSSPRRDTGRIVLPPASFLHEKEKVAKRWPAAVDFIRRNRINEFFGADGGTVGIVCQGGMYNGVIRALQRLGLADTYGDTEIPIYVLNAVYPLIDDEFLGFCEGKDAVLVVEEGQPNYIEQAFAAMLHKAGRGTKIVGKEVLPMAGEYTGQVMLDGIGAFLRQNAPQLLPSEVRAPNKAGDVDEIPDLSRVVPGRPPGFCTGCPERPIFAATKLVEQELGKHHIASDIGCHLFSIMPPFELGATTMGYGLGPASASAFNSPEATRRSISFVGDGGFWHNGLTSSIGNAVFNKNDGVIVIVDNFYSAATGGQDILSSRASNRSKSTKHPITEAVKGMGVKWVRHLDRTYDVPKMRDTLKEALTTGETGPKVIVASSECMLNRQRRERPLVNEAIKKGERVVKPRFGVDEDVCTGDHACMRLSGCPSLSVKSLDDPLRDDPVAHIDQSCVGCGNCGEVADAAVLCPSFYRADVVHNPTGWDRFIEGVRRRAIGFLQRRRESRRLNFADA, encoded by the coding sequence ATGGCTGAGAGATCATTCGCCAAGGAAGTCGAGAAACTTCGCCTCGGAGCCGGCGAAGAATTCTCCGGCGAGGGCATTCTCGCCATCACCAAGGCCCTGCTCGAATGCGGCGTCGGCTATGTCGGCGGCTACCAGGGCGCGCCGATCAGCCATCTGATGGACGTGCTGGCCGACGCGCAGGACATCCTCGGTGAACTCGGCGTGCATTTTGAGGCAAGCGCCTCCGAGGCCACGGCGACCGCCATGCTCGCCGCATCGGTGCACTACCCGATCCGCGGCGCCGCCACCTTCAAGTCCACGGTTGGCACCAACGTCGCGTCCGACGCGCTCGCCAATCTCGCATCCGGCGGCGTCACTGGCGGCGCGCTGATCATCGTTGGCGAGGATTATGGCGAAGGCTCCTCCATCATGCAGGAGCGCAGCCACGCCTTCGCCATGAAGAGCCAGGTCTGGCTGCTCGACCCGCGACCGAACCTGCCGTCGATCGTCAAGGCGGTGGAGGACGGATTCGAGCTGTCGGAAGTCTCCAACACGCCGGTCATGTTGCAGGTGCGCATCCGCTGCTGCCATGTGCATGGCCGCTTCACCGCCAAGGACAACAAGCGGCCCGCCATGACGGTGGCCGACGCGCTGTCGTCGCCCCGCCGCGACACCGGTCGCATCGTGCTGCCGCCCGCCTCCTTCCTCCATGAGAAGGAGAAGGTGGCGAAACGCTGGCCGGCGGCGGTCGACTTCATCCGCCGCAACCGCATCAACGAGTTCTTCGGTGCGGACGGCGGTACGGTCGGCATCGTCTGCCAGGGCGGCATGTACAACGGCGTCATCCGCGCCCTGCAGCGGTTGGGCCTCGCCGATACCTATGGCGACACCGAGATCCCGATCTACGTGCTCAACGCCGTCTATCCGCTGATCGACGACGAGTTCCTGGGTTTTTGCGAGGGCAAGGATGCGGTGCTCGTGGTCGAGGAAGGCCAGCCCAACTACATTGAGCAGGCGTTTGCCGCCATGCTGCACAAGGCCGGGCGCGGCACGAAGATCGTCGGCAAGGAAGTGCTGCCCATGGCCGGCGAGTACACCGGCCAGGTGATGCTCGACGGGATCGGCGCGTTCCTGCGCCAGAACGCGCCGCAGCTCCTGCCGAGCGAGGTGCGCGCGCCGAACAAGGCGGGCGACGTCGACGAGATCCCGGACCTGTCGCGCGTGGTGCCCGGGCGCCCGCCCGGCTTCTGCACCGGCTGCCCGGAGCGGCCGATCTTTGCCGCGACGAAGCTGGTCGAGCAGGAGTTGGGAAAACACCACATCGCGTCCGACATCGGCTGCCACCTGTTCTCGATCATGCCGCCGTTCGAGCTCGGCGCGACAACGATGGGCTACGGCCTGGGGCCGGCCTCCGCCTCCGCGTTCAACTCGCCCGAGGCCACCAGGCGTTCGATCTCCTTCGTCGGCGACGGCGGCTTCTGGCACAACGGCCTGACCTCCTCGATCGGCAACGCCGTCTTCAACAAGAACGACGGCGTCATCGTCATCGTCGACAATTTTTACTCGGCTGCCACCGGCGGGCAGGACATCCTTTCGTCGCGCGCCTCGAACCGCTCCAAATCCACCAAGCACCCGATCACCGAGGCGGTGAAGGGCATGGGCGTGAAGTGGGTGCGCCATCTCGACCGCACCTATGACGTGCCGAAGATGCGCGACACGCTGAAGGAGGCGCTGACCACCGGGGAGACCGGGCCCAAGGTCATCGTCGCCTCGTCGGAATGCATGCTGAACCGCCAGCGCCGCGAGCGCCCCCTCGTCAATGAGGCCATCAAGAAGGGCGAGCGCGTGGTAAAACCGCGCTTCGGCGTGGACGAGGACGTCTGCACTGGCGACCACGCCTGCATGCGGCTTTCCGGCTGCCCTTCGCTGTCGGTGAAGTCGCTCGATGATCCGCTGCGCGACGATCCGGTGGCGCATATCGACCAGTCCTGCGTCGGCTGCGGCAACTGCGGCGAGGTGGCCGACGCGGCGGTGCTCTGCCCGTCCTTCTATCGCGCCGACGTGGTGCACAACCCGACCGGGTGGGATCGTTTCATCGAAGGCGTTCGCCGCAGGGCGATCGGCTTCCTCCAGCGCCGCCGGGAGAGCCGCCGGTTGAACTTTGCCGATGCTTGA
- a CDS encoding alkaline phosphatase family protein, with the protein MAEKRRKPNVLLITCDQWRGECLSSAGHPVVQTPNADLLAKGGVSFRRHYAGAAPCSPARACLYTGLYQMNNRVCSNGTPLDGRHLNIALAARALGYDPTLFGYTDVSPDPRRHHPNDPLLRSYEGILPGFSVRRQLFEHHRPWLSWLLARGVDSSAGYPDIHRPVGGASEPVTSAPPIYSSEETPAAFLTDEFIRWHGEQSDAGAWFAHISFISPHPPFIVPPPFNTMYDPADGPAFRRAGSVKAEARQHPFVEYMIDRQRRDSFIPGAEGRVAKWDEATFRQIRAIYYGMVSEVDAQIGRIWQAIKAAGEWEDTVIVLTSDHAELMGDHFMLGKGGYFEGSYHIPLIVHAPNVTAAGSTVTAFTEAVDVMPTLVDLLGGEPPAWVDGRSLKPFLKGKKAKKWRDAAHWEFDFRSVERQKPEAHFGLPTQRCNLAVIRGERYKYVHFGGLPPALYDLADDPDETRNLADDAGYLGVRLEMAEQLLAWRAEHLDQSLALSELTEKGVAGKYAPRL; encoded by the coding sequence ATGGCCGAAAAGCGTAGGAAGCCGAACGTGTTGCTGATCACCTGCGACCAGTGGCGCGGCGAGTGCCTGTCGTCGGCGGGACATCCGGTCGTGCAGACACCGAATGCCGACCTTTTGGCAAAGGGCGGGGTGAGCTTCCGCCGGCACTATGCCGGAGCAGCGCCCTGCTCGCCCGCCCGCGCCTGCCTCTACACCGGCCTGTACCAGATGAACAATCGGGTCTGCTCGAACGGCACGCCGCTCGACGGACGCCACCTGAACATCGCACTTGCGGCGCGTGCGCTGGGCTACGACCCGACCCTGTTCGGCTACACCGACGTATCGCCCGACCCGCGACGGCACCATCCGAACGACCCGCTGCTCAGGAGCTATGAAGGCATCCTGCCCGGGTTCTCGGTGCGGCGGCAGCTCTTTGAGCATCACAGGCCCTGGCTTTCCTGGCTGTTGGCGCGCGGCGTCGATTCCAGCGCCGGTTATCCCGACATCCATCGGCCGGTGGGCGGCGCGTCCGAGCCGGTGACGTCCGCGCCGCCGATCTACTCGAGCGAGGAAACGCCGGCTGCTTTCCTGACCGACGAGTTCATCCGCTGGCATGGCGAGCAGAGCGATGCCGGCGCCTGGTTCGCGCACATATCCTTTATCAGCCCGCACCCGCCCTTCATCGTGCCGCCCCCCTTCAACACGATGTACGATCCCGCGGACGGGCCGGCCTTCAGGCGGGCGGGAAGCGTGAAAGCGGAGGCGAGGCAGCACCCCTTCGTCGAATACATGATCGACCGCCAGCGACGCGACAGCTTCATTCCCGGCGCCGAAGGAAGGGTCGCCAAATGGGACGAGGCCACGTTCCGCCAGATCCGCGCGATCTACTACGGCATGGTCTCGGAGGTGGACGCCCAGATCGGCCGCATCTGGCAGGCAATTAAGGCCGCGGGCGAATGGGAGGATACGGTGATCGTGCTGACCTCCGACCACGCCGAGCTGATGGGCGACCACTTCATGCTGGGCAAGGGCGGCTATTTCGAGGGTAGCTATCACATCCCGCTGATCGTCCATGCCCCGAACGTCACCGCGGCCGGCAGCACCGTCACCGCGTTCACCGAGGCCGTGGACGTCATGCCGACCTTGGTTGACCTGCTGGGCGGCGAGCCGCCGGCCTGGGTCGACGGCCGCTCGCTAAAGCCGTTCCTGAAGGGCAAGAAGGCGAAGAAGTGGCGCGACGCCGCGCATTGGGAGTTCGACTTCCGCAGCGTGGAACGACAGAAGCCGGAGGCCCATTTCGGCTTGCCGACGCAGCGCTGCAATCTCGCCGTCATCCGTGGCGAGCGCTACAAGTACGTCCACTTCGGCGGTCTGCCACCGGCGCTCTACGACCTTGCGGACGATCCGGACGAGACCCGGAACCTTGCAGACGACGCCGGCTACCTCGGCGTCCGCCTGGAGATGGCCGAGCAACTGCTTGCCTGGCGCGCCGAACACCTGGACCAGTCGCTGGCGCTGTCGGAACTGACGGAGAAAGGCGTGGCGGGGAAGTACGCGCCGCGGCTCTAG